In Reinekea thalattae, a genomic segment contains:
- the uvrB gene encoding excinuclease ABC subunit UvrB, which translates to MKPFKVESKYQPAGDQPKAIATLVSGINQGLAAQTLLGVTGSGKTYTMAKVIEAVQRPTIVMVHNKTLAAQLYSEFREFFPSNAVEYFVSYYDYYQPEAYVPSSDTFIDKDSSVNEHIEQMRLSATKALLERKDTIIVATVSAIYGLGSPDSYLKMVLHLRRGDSVDQRELLRRLAELQYARNDVEFGRGNYRVRGDIIDIFPAESELEAIRVELFDEEIENISLFDPLTGEVLQKLHRYTIYPKTHYVTPRQTILDAAENIEKELKERLKVFETDNRLVEAQRLEQRTKYDLEMMRELGFCTGIENYSRYLSGANPGDPPPTLYEYLPDDALMLIDESHVSIPQIGAMYKGDRSRKETLVEYGFRLPSALDNRPLRFEEWEQAAPQAIYVSATPGKYEKEHSQQTAEQVVRPTGLLDPIIEVRPAQSQVDDVLEEIRLRIAVNERVLITTLTKRMAEDLTDYLHDNGIRVRYLHSDIDTVERVEIIRDLRLGEFDVLVGINLLREGLDMPEVSLVAILDADKEGFLRSDRSLIQTIGRAARNLNGKAILYADRMTGSMERAIGETERRRAKQIAHNEEQGITPQALNKSITDIIDGAPQAPGRKGKMAKNKKKVEHINGEEAKSYMQMTVAELGKEIVKIEDSMHKAARDLKFEEAAAMRDQLVELKDLLKSR; encoded by the coding sequence ATGAAGCCTTTTAAGGTCGAGTCTAAGTATCAGCCAGCGGGCGATCAGCCCAAAGCCATTGCGACGTTAGTCAGTGGTATTAATCAGGGCCTTGCAGCGCAAACACTATTAGGTGTGACGGGTTCTGGTAAAACCTACACCATGGCGAAAGTGATCGAAGCGGTGCAGCGTCCTACCATTGTTATGGTGCATAACAAAACACTGGCGGCTCAGCTCTATTCAGAATTCCGTGAATTCTTTCCCTCCAATGCGGTCGAATATTTTGTTTCTTACTACGACTATTATCAGCCCGAAGCTTACGTGCCTTCTTCGGATACCTTTATCGATAAAGATTCATCGGTAAACGAACACATCGAACAGATGCGGCTTTCGGCTACCAAAGCGTTGTTAGAGCGTAAAGACACCATTATTGTCGCCACCGTTTCTGCGATTTATGGTCTTGGCTCACCAGACAGCTATTTAAAAATGGTGCTGCATTTGCGCCGCGGTGATAGCGTCGATCAACGAGAATTATTGCGCCGTTTAGCCGAGCTGCAATATGCCCGTAACGATGTTGAATTTGGTCGTGGTAATTACCGAGTTCGCGGCGATATTATCGATATCTTCCCAGCAGAATCCGAATTAGAAGCCATTCGTGTTGAACTGTTCGATGAAGAAATCGAAAACATCAGCCTGTTTGATCCACTCACAGGCGAAGTGCTGCAAAAGTTACATCGCTATACTATTTATCCAAAAACGCATTACGTGACACCACGCCAAACCATTTTAGACGCTGCCGAAAATATCGAAAAAGAACTCAAAGAACGGCTCAAGGTTTTTGAAACAGACAACCGTTTAGTTGAAGCGCAACGTTTAGAACAGCGCACCAAGTACGATTTAGAAATGATGCGCGAGCTGGGTTTTTGCACTGGCATCGAAAACTATTCACGTTATTTATCTGGCGCGAACCCGGGCGACCCACCGCCAACGCTTTACGAATATTTGCCCGACGATGCACTCATGCTGATCGATGAGTCGCATGTTTCCATTCCACAGATTGGCGCCATGTACAAAGGTGACCGTTCGCGTAAAGAAACCTTAGTCGAATACGGTTTCCGTTTACCTTCGGCGTTAGATAACCGCCCGCTGCGTTTTGAAGAATGGGAGCAAGCCGCGCCGCAAGCGATTTATGTTTCGGCAACACCGGGCAAATATGAAAAAGAACACTCGCAACAAACCGCCGAACAGGTGGTGCGGCCAACCGGCTTACTCGACCCCATTATCGAAGTGCGGCCAGCGCAAAGCCAAGTCGACGATGTACTGGAAGAAATTCGCCTGCGTATTGCTGTTAACGAGCGAGTGTTGATCACCACTTTAACCAAACGCATGGCCGAAGATTTAACCGATTACCTACACGACAACGGCATTCGTGTGCGCTATTTGCATTCTGATATCGACACCGTAGAACGAGTCGAAATTATTCGCGATTTACGTCTAGGCGAGTTCGATGTCTTGGTGGGCATTAACTTGCTGCGAGAAGGTTTGGATATGCCAGAGGTGTCGCTGGTGGCGATACTTGATGCCGACAAAGAAGGCTTTTTGCGCAGCGATCGCTCATTGATCCAAACCATCGGTCGTGCTGCTCGTAACCTAAACGGTAAAGCCATTTTATACGCCGACAGAATGACCGGCTCTATGGAGCGCGCCATTGGCGAAACCGAACGCCGCCGTGCCAAGCAGATTGCGCACAACGAAGAACAAGGCATTACGCCGCAAGCGTTGAATAAATCGATTACCGATATTATCGATGGCGCACCACAAGCGCCGGGCCGTAAAGGTAAAATGGCCAAGAACAAGAAAAAGGTTGAGCATATTAATGGCGAAGAAGCCAAGAGCTACATGCAAATGACTGTGGCAGAACTCGGCAAAGAAATTGTTAAAATTGAAGACAGCATGCACAAGGCCGCGCGCGACTTAAAATTTGAAGAGGCCGCCGCAATGCGAGACCAATTAGTTGAACTGAAAGACCTACTCAAAAGCCGTTAG
- the pyrC gene encoding dihydroorotase produces MTQEITLTKPDDWHLHFRDGDILQETVAATARCFSRAIVMPNLVPPVTSADLALSYKERILAARPLGNSFMPLMVLYLTDNTTPEMIIAAKQAGVVAAKLYPAGATTNSALAVTSIANLQPVLETMAEQGMLLLIHGEVTDKEIDIFDREQVFIDTHLKTIVANNPTLKIVLEHITTANAAEFVMNAADNIAATLTPQHLMYNRNDLLAGGIRPHNYCLPILKRNTHQKALQEAVATGTKKIFLGTDSAPHEKGAKESACGCAGCYSAWSAIELYAQIFEQLGILDKLEGFASHYGPDFYGLPRNNETITLVKESWQLPEEITLPNGNPIVPFYAGQTVNWKVKA; encoded by the coding sequence ATGACACAAGAGATCACCCTAACAAAACCGGATGACTGGCACTTACACTTTCGCGATGGCGATATTTTACAAGAAACCGTCGCTGCCACGGCGCGCTGTTTTTCTCGTGCCATTGTTATGCCAAATTTGGTGCCGCCTGTTACCAGTGCCGATCTAGCCCTAAGTTATAAAGAGCGCATTCTTGCCGCTCGGCCGCTGGGTAATAGCTTTATGCCGTTGATGGTTTTATACCTAACCGATAACACCACACCAGAGATGATCATTGCTGCCAAGCAAGCCGGTGTTGTTGCCGCCAAACTTTACCCAGCTGGCGCAACCACTAACTCAGCCTTGGCTGTTACTTCCATTGCAAACTTGCAGCCGGTTTTAGAAACCATGGCAGAGCAGGGCATGCTGCTGTTAATTCATGGTGAAGTGACCGATAAAGAAATCGATATTTTCGACCGTGAACAGGTGTTTATCGACACCCACTTAAAAACCATTGTTGCCAATAACCCAACACTTAAGATTGTGCTAGAACACATCACAACCGCCAACGCCGCCGAATTTGTGATGAATGCAGCAGATAACATTGCCGCCACACTGACACCGCAGCATCTAATGTACAACCGTAACGACCTGCTTGCTGGTGGCATTCGTCCGCACAACTATTGCTTGCCGATCTTAAAACGTAACACCCACCAAAAAGCCTTGCAGGAAGCCGTTGCAACCGGCACTAAAAAAATATTTTTAGGCACCGACTCAGCGCCACACGAAAAGGGAGCCAAAGAAAGCGCCTGCGGTTGCGCTGGCTGTTACAGCGCTTGGAGTGCTATTGAACTGTACGCGCAAATTTTTGAACAGCTGGGTATTTTGGATAAGCTCGAAGGCTTTGCCTCACACTACGGGCCAGACTTTTACGGCTTGCCGCGTAATAACGAAACCATCACCTTGGTAAAGGAGTCGTGGCAATTACCAGAAGAA